A genomic region of Caloenas nicobarica isolate bCalNic1 chromosome 9, bCalNic1.hap1, whole genome shotgun sequence contains the following coding sequences:
- the LOC135992191 gene encoding leukotriene B4 receptor 1-like — MSQAEDSSIHSVWNIVRSVVCVILSLSFIIGTPGNCIVIWTVCTKMKQVSPSVLLILNLAIADVLVLITLPIWIYSFADSWVFGVIFCKILVFIIYCSMYASIFLITALSLERLMAVFYPFTIQRYKTKEKISLIVFLIWFLSIAFGISVIPFQETENMNGGLLCTCRNYSSQRQRLSYLLLETLAGFVIPFLIICTCYMCVARRISRMTYQSRQRSERLIASVVVAFILCWFPHHLFNILDIISIQIELSNKEMSLALEEIVDRGVYISGALVFISSCINPLLYAFAARRFQNHLRFAKISKLFEQMSQTVTEEDKKRSMVVTKQEDTLVSTENL, encoded by the coding sequence ATGAGTCAAGCTGAGGACAGCAGTATCCACTCAGTGTGGAATATTGTGAGGTCAGTAGTCTGTGTAATACTGAGCTTGTCATTTATTATTGGGACCCCTGGAAATTGCATCGTCATCTGGACTGTTTGTACAAAAATGAAGCAAGTATCTCCTTCAGTCCTGCTGATCTTGAACCTGGCCATTGCAGATGTCCTTGTACTGATTACTTTACCGATCTGGATTTACTCCTTTGCTGACTCATGGGTTTTTGGAGTAATCTTCTGCAAAATACtggttttcattatttactGCAGCATGTATGCTAGTATATTTCTAATTACGGCACTGAGCTTGGAGCGGTTAATGGCTGTGTTTTACCCTTTCACAATTCAAAgatacaaaacaaaagaaaagatttctttAATCGTTTTCCTCATTTGGTTCCTGTCTATTGCTTTCGGCATTTCTGTCATTCCAtttcaagagacagaaaatatgAACGGTGGACTATTATGTACGTGTCGCAACTACTCTTCTCAAAGACAGAGACTGTCATATCTTTTGCTGGAGACTCTTGCAGGTTTTGTAATcccttttttaattatttgcactTGTTACATGTGTGTTGCAAGAAGAATAAGCAGAATGACTTACCAATCTAGGCAGCGATCGGAACGGCTCATTGCCAGCGTTGTGGTGGCATTCATTTTATGCTGGTTCCCTCATCATCTCTTTAACATCCTAGATATTATTTCAATTCAGATAGAACTCTCTAACAAGGAAATGTCTTTGGCTCTGGAAGAAATTGTAGACAGAGGAGTGTACATCTCTGGAGCACTTGTATTCATCAGTAGCTGTATTAACCCTCTACTTTACGCTTTTGCTGCACGAAGATTTCAGAATCACCTGAGATTTGCCAAGATATCAAAGCTGTTTGAACAGATGAGTCAGACTGTAACAGaggaagacaagaaaagaagTATGGTTGTAACCAAACAAGAAGATACTTTAGTAAGCACAGAGAATCTCTAA